A single window of Nocardia higoensis DNA harbors:
- a CDS encoding NAD(P)/FAD-dependent oxidoreductase → MVGTQSIGAAAGSTRGDEPIHEIYWRETEPVVPGPPLSGDVDCDLVIVGGGYTAMWTAFFLKQADPSMDIHILEAEYAGAGASGHNDGFVTPTIGHSLGALVHRFGAQRAKLAYAVVGKSMLELERFCRKYSVDAEYERNGYYQVATNDAQRKLLERDIELSGEFGGQSSIELLDTAAARERIGSPAITAAFKVGGALINPHKLSRGLYRVVTEMGVHIHESTRVTSVTRTARGHVASTPRGRVTAPNVLYATNAYQFQFPQFKRKVAPVWSYAAVTEPLTDRQLEQVHWPEREGFVEAGNFIVFGRLTAGNRLLFGGGKVDYHFGRDMDESKYMDNPTATAALRGVLTRYFPQWRDVRFSHTYGGAVAMTREIVPHVGTLGDGVFYGHGYCGNGIAVTHSTGKVLRDLILRRDTTYTNLLFVNGKEKPYPPEPFCYLGSKGLTALLAAQDRYPRLVPAQLV, encoded by the coding sequence ATGGTGGGTACGCAGTCGATCGGGGCCGCGGCGGGCAGCACGCGGGGTGACGAGCCGATACATGAGATCTACTGGCGGGAGACCGAACCGGTCGTGCCCGGACCGCCGCTGAGCGGAGACGTCGACTGCGATCTGGTGATCGTCGGCGGCGGATACACCGCGATGTGGACGGCCTTCTTCCTCAAGCAGGCTGATCCGTCGATGGATATCCACATCCTCGAGGCCGAGTACGCCGGCGCGGGCGCCTCCGGGCACAACGACGGCTTCGTCACTCCGACGATCGGGCACAGTCTCGGCGCGCTGGTGCACCGCTTCGGCGCGCAGCGAGCCAAGCTCGCCTACGCGGTGGTCGGCAAGTCGATGCTCGAACTCGAGCGGTTCTGCCGCAAGTACTCCGTGGACGCGGAGTACGAGCGCAACGGTTACTACCAGGTGGCCACCAATGACGCCCAACGCAAGTTGCTCGAGCGCGATATCGAACTGAGCGGGGAGTTCGGCGGGCAGTCGTCGATAGAACTGCTCGACACGGCCGCGGCGCGCGAGCGTATCGGTTCGCCCGCGATCACGGCCGCGTTCAAGGTCGGCGGAGCGCTGATCAACCCACACAAGCTTTCGCGTGGGCTGTATCGAGTGGTGACCGAGATGGGCGTCCACATCCACGAGTCGACCAGGGTGACCAGCGTGACGCGCACCGCCCGCGGACATGTCGCCTCCACCCCGCGAGGGCGGGTGACCGCGCCCAACGTGCTGTACGCCACCAACGCCTACCAGTTCCAGTTCCCCCAGTTCAAACGCAAGGTCGCGCCGGTATGGAGCTATGCCGCGGTGACCGAGCCCCTGACCGACCGGCAGTTGGAGCAGGTGCACTGGCCCGAGCGCGAAGGATTCGTCGAGGCGGGCAACTTCATCGTGTTCGGTCGGCTGACCGCGGGCAACCGGCTGCTGTTCGGCGGCGGCAAGGTCGACTACCACTTCGGCCGGGACATGGACGAGAGCAAGTACATGGACAACCCGACAGCGACCGCGGCGCTGCGCGGGGTGCTCACACGATACTTTCCGCAGTGGCGGGATGTGCGGTTCAGTCACACCTACGGCGGCGCGGTGGCCATGACCCGCGAGATCGTTCCGCACGTCGGCACGCTGGGCGACGGGGTCTTCTACGGCCACGGGTATTGCGGGAACGGCATCGCGGTCACGCATTCGACCGGCAAGGTGTTGCGCGATCTCATTCTTCGCCGTGACACCACCTACACCAACCTGCTGTTCGTGAACGGCAAGGAGAAGCCGTATCCGCCGGAGCCGTTCTGCTATCTCGGTTCGAAGGGCCTGACGGCGCTGCTCGCCGCCCAGGATCGCTACCCACGCCTCGTGCCCGCACAACTGGTCTGA
- a CDS encoding class I SAM-dependent methyltransferase, translating into MTAETDYLGASANAIRSHYDIGNEFYALWLDSSLTYSCGLWLDPHGSAAEDTLEAAQDRKHDLLIRESHAVGARRVLDVGSGWGALLRRLVQTHEVEQVVGLTLSQAQADSVAGWADERYDVRVENWADHQPGEQYDAVISIGAFEHFADMGLRRPQRVAAYRDFFLRCRDWLPPGGRLALQTMIKGNNTRMDRQTVRDLLFMIDTIFPESELPWLSEIFEAAERLMDVVWVRNDADHYARTCREWNRRMLANRALAERMVGEEVVDNYERYLNAAADAFQKRHFGLGRLIFERV; encoded by the coding sequence ATGACGGCGGAGACGGATTACCTGGGCGCGTCGGCGAACGCCATTCGGAGCCACTACGACATCGGCAACGAATTCTACGCGCTGTGGCTGGATTCCTCGCTGACCTACTCGTGCGGACTGTGGCTGGACCCGCACGGCAGCGCGGCCGAGGACACCCTGGAGGCGGCTCAGGACCGCAAACACGACCTGCTGATCCGGGAATCCCACGCCGTCGGAGCCCGGCGGGTGCTCGATGTCGGCAGCGGCTGGGGAGCGCTGCTGCGACGGCTGGTGCAGACCCACGAGGTCGAACAGGTCGTCGGCCTGACCCTGAGCCAGGCCCAGGCGGATTCGGTCGCGGGCTGGGCGGACGAGCGCTACGACGTGCGGGTGGAGAACTGGGCCGATCATCAGCCCGGCGAGCAGTACGACGCCGTCATCTCGATCGGCGCCTTCGAGCATTTCGCCGACATGGGCCTGCGGCGCCCGCAACGAGTGGCGGCCTACCGCGACTTCTTCCTGCGCTGCCGTGACTGGTTGCCGCCGGGCGGACGCCTCGCCCTGCAGACCATGATCAAGGGGAACAACACCCGGATGGATCGGCAGACCGTCCGAGACCTGTTGTTCATGATCGACACGATCTTCCCGGAATCCGAACTGCCGTGGCTGTCGGAGATCTTCGAGGCCGCCGAACGGCTGATGGATGTGGTCTGGGTGCGCAACGACGCCGACCATTACGCGCGCACCTGCCGGGAATGGAACCGCCGCATGCTCGCCAACCGCGCCCTCGCCGAACGGATGGTCGGCGAGGAAGTGGTCGACAACTACGAGAGATACCTGAACGCGGCCGCCGATGCCTTCCAGAAGAGGCATTTCGGGCTCGGCCGCTTGATTTTCGAGCGTGTGTGA
- a CDS encoding SDR family NAD(P)-dependent oxidoreductase, whose product MTDVENGWQPPVLSSKVAVVTGASRGVGRGIALALGEAGAKVYVTGRSVRGEPTTEGLPGTIDDTADEVTARGGLGVAVRCDHTDDADTERLFAQIAETDGRVDILVNNAWSGYERWPEAKFDAPFWKQPAWRWELFAGSLRGQFVASRLAAPLMIAGGSGLIVNVSFTDGEVYLGQTAYDVCKTASDRMVVGMGYELRKHGVGAVAVHPGFVRTERVEAAWDLLGEGPAQVVHSPEYVGRAIAHLAADPDVIEYSGKRLAVGDLAVQYGFADTDGRQPPPFRLEGRITLAARMERLNRVVAAGREAAAK is encoded by the coding sequence GTGACCGATGTCGAAAATGGCTGGCAGCCACCAGTGTTGAGTTCGAAGGTCGCGGTCGTGACCGGCGCGAGCCGAGGCGTCGGCCGCGGCATAGCTCTCGCGCTCGGCGAAGCGGGCGCGAAAGTGTATGTGACCGGGCGCAGCGTGCGCGGTGAGCCGACGACCGAGGGCCTGCCCGGCACCATCGACGACACCGCCGACGAAGTGACCGCTCGCGGTGGGCTCGGGGTGGCGGTGCGCTGCGATCACACCGACGACGCCGACACCGAGAGGCTGTTCGCGCAGATCGCCGAAACCGACGGCAGGGTCGACATTTTGGTGAACAACGCGTGGTCGGGCTATGAGCGGTGGCCCGAGGCGAAGTTCGACGCGCCGTTCTGGAAGCAACCCGCCTGGCGCTGGGAACTGTTCGCGGGTTCGCTGCGCGGTCAGTTCGTCGCCTCCAGACTCGCCGCGCCGCTGATGATCGCGGGCGGGAGCGGGCTTATCGTCAACGTGTCGTTCACCGACGGTGAGGTCTACCTCGGCCAGACCGCATACGACGTGTGCAAGACGGCGTCGGATCGGATGGTCGTCGGTATGGGATACGAGCTGCGCAAACACGGGGTGGGCGCTGTCGCGGTGCATCCGGGGTTCGTGCGAACCGAGCGGGTCGAGGCGGCGTGGGATCTGCTGGGGGAGGGGCCGGCCCAGGTCGTGCATTCGCCCGAATATGTCGGACGCGCGATCGCTCACCTGGCCGCGGACCCCGATGTCATCGAGTACTCGGGCAAGCGGCTCGCGGTCGGCGATCTCGCTGTCCAGTACGGCTTCGCCGATACCGACGGCCGGCAGCCCCCGCCGTTCCGCCTGGAGGGGCGGATCACCCTGGCGGCCCGGATGGAGCGGTTGAACCGCGTCGTCGCCGCCGGTCGTGAGGCGGCCGCGAAATGA